Proteins found in one Anopheles aquasalis chromosome 3, idAnoAquaMG_Q_19, whole genome shotgun sequence genomic segment:
- the LOC126578175 gene encoding DNA primase small subunit, whose protein sequence is MPEPEETPAKSKSEFDPNILPDLLPLYYKRLFPHKQFYRWMSYGRIEPDVFTKREFSFTLQDDVYIRYQSFENQLELEREICAKAPFKIDIGPVFNIRPKDHRGSTTMQPVQRELVFDIDMTDYDDIRTCCNEANVCTRCWKFMTIACRILDEALREDFGYEHLLWVFSGRRGIHCWVCDRSARVLDTAARSAVAQYLNVLVSGGEGTVSRVIIFDEMHHSVRRAYRIVEPLFEEICLEDQNIFAKPEGLKKLVAMVQDQTVRGDLEKRLKTVQGDSKKVWKEFVAFFEEMRTSGNRNRRYKFIVEETILAFTYPRLDINVTKGFNHLLKSPFCVHPKTGKICVPFNPNVASKFDPTDVPTITDLLKEVNAFDEKNTVEGEETRSRIKDYKKTSMFKGTVIFEEFLRKLEQTFKGKPAPANELKMEF, encoded by the exons ATGCCCGAACCTGAGGAAACACCGGCGAAATCTAAGTCAGAGTTTGACCCAAACATACTGCCCGATCTGTTGCCCCTGTACTACAAACGACTGTTTCCGCACAAACAGTTTTACCGGTGGATGTCCTACGGCCGCA TCGAACCGGACGTATTTACGAAGCGAGAGTTTTCCTTCACCCTCCAGGACGATGTGTACATCCGCTATCAATCGTTCGAGAACcagctggaactggagcgGGAGATTTGTGCGAAGGCTCCGTTCAAGATCGATATCGGGCCGGTGTTCAACATACGGCCGAAGGATCACCGGGGCAGCACGACTATGCAGCCGGTACAGCGGGAGCTGGTCTTCGATATCGATATGACGGATTACGATGATATCCGGACGTGCTGCAACGAGGCGAACGTGTGCACACGCTGCTGGAAGTTCATGACGATCGCATGTCGGATACTGGATGAGGCCTTACGCGAAGATTTCGGCTACGAGCACTTGCTCTGGGTATTCAGTGGTCGCCGTGGTATCCATTGTTGGGTTTGTGATCGATCAGCCCGTGTGCTGGACACGGCCGCTCGCTCCGCCGTCGCCCAGTATCTCAACGTGCTCGTCTCCGGTGGCGAAGGAACCGTCTCCCGGGTGATCATCTTCGATGAGATGCATCACAGTGTGCGGCGAGCGTATCGGATCGTGGAGCCCCTGTTCGAAGAGATTTGTCTCGAGGATCAAAACATTTTCGCCAAACCAGAGGGATTGAAAAAGCTGGTCGCCATGGTACAGGATCAGACCGTTCGAGGTGATCTCGAGAAACGGCTCAAAACGGTTCAGGGCGATTCGAAGAAAGTTTGGAAGGAGTTTGTGGCGTTCTTCGAAGAGATGCGTACCTCGGGCAATCGTAACCGACGGTACAAGTTCATCGTAGAGGAAACGATACTGGCCTTCACCTATCCGCGGCTCGATATTAACGTCACGAAGGGATTCAACCATCTGCTCAAATCACCGTTCTGTGTGCATCCGAAGACGGGCAAAATCTGTGTTCCGTTCAATCCGAACGTTGCCTCCAAGTTCGATCCCACCGATGTGCCAACAATCAC AGATCTGTTGAAGGAAGTGAATGCGTTTGACGAGAAGAACACGGTCGAGGGTGAAGAGACACGGTCGCGGATTAAGGACTACAAGAAGACCAGTATGTTCAAGGGT